In Zea mays cultivar B73 chromosome 7, Zm-B73-REFERENCE-NAM-5.0, whole genome shotgun sequence, the following proteins share a genomic window:
- the LOC606430 gene encoding 1-deoxy-D-xylulose-5-phosphate synthase, producing the protein MSPIMALQASSSSPSAFRAVPATANASCRRQFQVRAQVAGGSSSSSIGADGGKMMVSKEPAAAATSSGPWKIDFSGEKPPTPLLDTVNYPLHMKNLSILELEQLAAELRAEVVHTVSKTGGHLSSSLGVVELSVALHHVFDTPEDKIIWDVGHQAYPHKILTGRRSRMHTIRQTSGLAGFPKRDESAHDAFGVGHSSTSISAALGMAVARDLLGRKNHVISVIGDGAMTAGQAYEAMNNSGYLDANMIVVLNDNKQVSLPTATLDGPSKPVGALSRALTKLQSSTKFRRLREAAKSVTKQIGGPTHEVAAKVDEYARGMISASGSSLFEELGLYYIGPVDGHCVEDLVTIFEKVKSMPAPGPVLIHIVTEKGKGYPPAEAAADRMHGVVKFEPATGRQLKSKSPTLSYTQYFAESLIREAESDEKVVAIHAAMGGGTGLNYFQKRFPERCFDVGIAEQHAVTFAAGLAAEGLKPFCAIYSSFLQRGYDQVVHDVDLQRLPVRFALDRAGLVGADGPTHCGAFDVAYMACLPNMVVMAPADEAELMHMVATAAAIDDRPSCFRFPRGNGVGAALPPGNKGVALEVGRGRVLVGGGTRVALLGYGAMVQACLKAAEALKEHDVYVTVADARFCKPLDTALIRELAAEHEVLITAEEGSIGGFGSHVAHYLSLTGLLDGPLKLRSMFLPDRYIDHGAPQDQIEEAGLTPRHIAATVLSLLGRPLEAMQLK; encoded by the exons ATGTCTCCAATAATGGCGCTCCAGGCATCGTCGTCGTCGCCTTCCGCGTTCCGTGCGGTCCCGGCCACCGCCAACGCTTCCTGCCGGCGTCAG TTCCAGGTGCGCGCTCAGGTAGCCGgcggcagcagcagtagcagcatcgGAGCCGATGGTGGGAAGATGATGGTTTCCAAggagccggcggcggcggccacgTCGTCGGGACCGTGGAAGATCGACTTCTCCGGCGAGAAGCCGCCGACGCCGCTGCTGGACACCGTGAACTACCCGCTCCACATGAAGAACCTGTCGATCTTGGAGCTGGAGCAGCTGGCGGCGgagctccgcgcggaggtcgtgcACACCGTGTCCAAGACCGGCGGGCACCTGAGCTCCAGCCTGGGCGTTGTGGAGCTGTCGGTGGCGCTGCACCACGTGTTCGACACCCCGGAGGACAAGATCATCTGGGACGTGGGCCACCAGGCGTACCCGCACAAGATCCTGACGGGGCGGCGGTCGCGGATGCACACCATCCGCCAGACCTCCGGGCTGGCGGGGTTCCCCAAGCGCGACGAGAGCGCGCACGACGCGTTCGGGGTCGGCCACAGCTCCACCAGCATCTCGGCGGCGCTGGGCATGGCCGTGGCGCGGGACCTCCTGGGGCGCAAGAACCACGTGATCTCCGTCATCGGCGACGGCGCCATGACGGCCGGCCAGGCCTACGAGGCCATGAACAACTCGGGCTACCTGGACGCCAACATGATCGTGGTGCTGAACGACAACAAGCAGGTGTCGCTCCCGACGGCCACGCTGGACGGGCCGTCCAAGCCCGTGGGCGCGCTGAGCCGGGCGCTGACTAAGCTCCAGTCCAGCACCAAGTTCCGGCGCCTCCGCGAGGCGGCCAAGTCCGTGACGAAGCAGATCGGCGGGCCGACGCACGAGGTGGCCGCCAAGGTGGACGAGTACGCGCGCGGCATGATCAGCGCCTCCGGGTCGTCGCTGTTCGAGGAGCTCGGGCTCTACTACATCGGCCCCGTGGACGGGCACTGCGTGGAGGACCTGGTGACCATCTTCGAGAAGGTGAAGTCGATGCCGGCGCCGGGGCCCGTGCTGATCCACATCGTGACGGAGAAAGGGAAGGGGTACCCgccggcggaggcggcggcggaccGGATGCACGGCGTGGTGAAGTTCGAGCCGGCTACGGGGAGGCAGCTCAAGTCCAAGTCCCCGACGCTGTCGTACACGCAGTACTTCGCGGAGTCCCTGATCCGGGAGGCGGAGAGCGACGAGAAGGTGGTGGCCATCCACGCGGCCATGGGCGGCGGCACGGGGCTGAACTACTTCCAGAAGCGGTTCCCGGAGCGGTGCTTCGACGTGGGCATCGCGGAGCAGCACGCGGTGACGTTCGCGGCGGGGCTGGCCGCGGAGGGGCTGAAGCCGTTCTGCGCCATCTACTCGTCGTTCCTGCAGCGCGGGTACGACCAGGTGGTGCACGACGTGGACCTGCAGCGGCTGCCCGTGCGGTTCGCGCTGGACCGGGCGGGGCTGGTGGGCGCCGACGGGCCCACGCACTGCGGCGCCTTCGACGTGGCGTACATGGCGTGCCTGCCCAACATGGTGGTGATGGCGCCCGCGGACGAGGCGGAGCTGATGCACATGGTGGCGACGGCGGCCGCCATCGACGACCGGCCCAGCTGCTTCAGGTTCCCGCGCGGCAACGGCGTCGGCGCGGCGCTCCCGCCGGGGAACAAGGGCGTGGCGCTGGAGGTGGGCAGGGGCAGGGTGCTGGTGGGCGGCGGCACGCGGGTGGCGCTCCTTGGGTACGGCGCCATGGTGCAGGCGTGCCTCAAGGCCGCGGAGGCGCTGAAGGAGCACGACGTGTACGTGACGGTGGCCGACGCCCGGTTCTGCAAGCCGCTGGACACGGCGCTGATCCGGGAGCTCGCCGCCGAGCACGAGGTGCTGATCACCGCCGAGGAGGGATCCATCGGCGGGTTCGGCTCCCACGTCGCCCACTACCTCAGCCTGACCGGCCTCCTGGACGGGCCCCTCAAA CTGAGATCCATGTTCCTGCCGGACCGGTACATCGACCATGGCGCACCGCAGGACCAGATCGAGGAGGCAGGGCTGACGCCGCGGCACATCGCCGCCACCGTGCTGTCCCTGCTGGGGAGGCCATTGGAGGCCATGCAGCTCAAgtga